A segment of the Marinomonas posidonica IVIA-Po-181 genome:
GACATCAAGCTGATGAAAAACACTAATGCTTTTGGGTTGAATAGGTTGGTCAATAACCCCTTAGAAAAAGCCTGATGCTTTTGATTTAACAAGGCTTTGTTCTGCGTCTGAACCAAGTTGCTTGCTCGCTGCCAGTTTTGGTAACTGCTGATTAACGCGCCGCCACCCAGATACAAAAGATAAGCGCCACCTAAACATTGCAAAAAGCGAAATAGGGTGGGCTGCTGGTGAACCAATAAACTGATGCCTGTGATACTCAATACGGCGTGAGTCAAAATGCCCAGTGATAGGCCAAGAGCAATGTAAAAGCCGGTTTGACGACCATAGCGCGAAGCGTTTTGTACCACTAAGGCGAAGTCTGGCCCAGGGCTGATCAAAGCAACAAAGTGCACCAATGCAAGTGTTAGTAAGATGGATGGCTCGTTCATTATGTTCTCTACTGTTTTCAACAAGAAGGTGCTGATTATCGCCACCCTTTCTGTATTGGGCTTGTAAAATAATGACATTTAACGAATTTGTGAGGGAGAAACGCCAAAACTGTGTTTAAAGGCTTTGCTAAAGTGTGCTTGATCGTAAAAGCCCACTTGTTGGGCCACGTCTGTACCAGGTATCTTGGCTTTTAATAATTTCATGGCTTGCTCTAGGCGCAAGCGAGAGAACCAAGCATAGGGTGTCATTCCGACTTTGGCTTTAAATTGACGTTGGAATTGGCTTGGACTGAGGTGACACAAGTCCGCCAGTTGTTGTAAGGAGACAGGTTCGGCTAGATGCGCCAGTAAAAACGCTCGCAAACGTTCAAGGTTGCTTTTCCCTAGGGCATAAATTGGCTTGGCGTGACTTTGTCCATAACGCTCCACTAAAGGTGAGAAGCCTTCGAACGGCAGGCAGTCGCGAGCCAGTTGGCTTAATTCTTCGTTGCATAAGGCCATGTAAGCTTGAGTGAGTGATTGGAATACTATTGGGTCCTGAATGACATTGTCAGTAAAGGTCAACTGGCCTTGAGAAGATCTAGTGATGTGCATTTCGTTAAACCAATGTGGCTCAACTGAAAATACCTGAGTTTTGTAGCCCGAATCCAACATAGCTTGGCCATCATGTAGGACATCAGGCGGCATGATAATGATGTCGCCAGGTCCAACGCGATGACGTTCACCTTGTGAAGCAAAGGCTTGCTGACCTTCCAAAATGAGTCCAAAGTGATAATCGAGATGGTAGTGTCGATCAAATTCAAACGATTGATAATGTCCGCTGATTAAACTCACACAAGGGTCGGGAGAAGTGAAATGTTGTACTCTGTCCATGTCAGTACTTTATCCAAGATGATACTTTTATTTATGAAGGCATAGTATTTATGAAGGCATAGTATTTATGAAGGCAAGCGAGGGAGGGTATTAACCTTCCAGCTCACTCTTGCCTTAATAGGACGTTTCACTGATAAGACTGACGTTCAGAAGACTTATTCGTACCATCCCTAATCAATAGCCGACGCTATTGATTAGCTTAAAGGATGAATCGATTGCTGTCTTGTAAAAAACTGACAGCCAGAGTGAAAACGACTAACTTTAATATCATTGATTGCTAGATCATCAGGAGAAGGTTATGTTCCGTGTTGAAAAACAAGGTGAAAACCACTTATACATTGAGCTTGATGGCCAGATGGATTCTGAGCAAATGGAAGTGGCTCTGAATGAATTTATTTTACTGGCTCAAGGCATTGAAAAGGGCACTATGTTGTACGAAATAGCCTCCTTTCACTTTCCTTCTTTTAGTGCCATTGGCATTAAACTATCCAAGCTGCCTACTTTGTTTAGCTTGATCGGTAAGTTTCGTAAAGCCGCGGTGCTGACCGATGAAACGTGGCTGCAAAAAGTCAGCGAGATTGAAGGGCTGTTGATTCCGGGCCTCGACATCGAAGCTTTCCCATTGGATGAGAAGGCGGCTGCCGAGGCATGGCTGGCAGCAGAGTAAAAAAGGTCTACATAGGTTCAAAGACCGACCCCAAACTTGGCACGAACAATTTGTTGTACATGCGGCTGGCGTAGTCGTCAGTCATGGATGCCATGTAGTCACAAATGATGCGCAACCCGCTCTCGCCTTGATCACGGCTTCGCTGCCATTCATGGGCAATTTCTCTGGGCAATAATCTGGCTGGATCGGCGCTGTAAGCTTCAAACATTTCCAACAGCATTTGTTGGCCTTTGTAAACCAGCATTTGCACTTCTGGGCGCTGGATAATGTGCTGCATTTCAAACTGTTTTAAAAGCGCCAGTGCTTGTCGCTGTCCTTC
Coding sequences within it:
- a CDS encoding STAS/SEC14 domain-containing protein translates to MFRVEKQGENHLYIELDGQMDSEQMEVALNEFILLAQGIEKGTMLYEIASFHFPSFSAIGIKLSKLPTLFSLIGKFRKAAVLTDETWLQKVSEIEGLLIPGLDIEAFPLDEKAAAEAWLAAE
- a CDS encoding LysE family translocator, translating into MNEPSILLTLALVHFVALISPGPDFALVVQNASRYGRQTGFYIALGLSLGILTHAVLSITGISLLVHQQPTLFRFLQCLGGAYLLYLGGGALISSYQNWQRASNLVQTQNKALLNQKHQAFSKGLLTNLFNPKALVFFISLMSSLIPASMSWTGKGTALLIIGGLSLGWFSALAWLLTKPTSQVLLGRLSRYIDLLCGVLFCLLGTGILYGVLLD
- a CDS encoding AraC family transcriptional regulator, coding for MDRVQHFTSPDPCVSLISGHYQSFEFDRHYHLDYHFGLILEGQQAFASQGERHRVGPGDIIIMPPDVLHDGQAMLDSGYKTQVFSVEPHWFNEMHITRSSQGQLTFTDNVIQDPIVFQSLTQAYMALCNEELSQLARDCLPFEGFSPLVERYGQSHAKPIYALGKSNLERLRAFLLAHLAEPVSLQQLADLCHLSPSQFQRQFKAKVGMTPYAWFSRLRLEQAMKLLKAKIPGTDVAQQVGFYDQAHFSKAFKHSFGVSPSQIR